The following proteins are encoded in a genomic region of Mycobacteriales bacterium:
- a CDS encoding aromatic acid exporter family protein produces the protein MTALQILKTALAATLAWESARLLTGEQTPVFAPLTALLVVQITVRRSVREAVERFVGVVAGVLVALLLARAVGLSALSIGLLVAGGLVVGRLVRLGPAGAVQVPVSALLVLIVGTQGDVVVARVEDTAIGAVVGVLVNLAVAPQIRLGPAEAAVAALTADLAALLTTLGSGVATRFDQPTARGWLTASRQLPGSLDRARSALDAAHDSLRFNPRKRRAADRVDRLAEAVLALDHVVTQARGTTRTLFDLARVHGEVELPAVYPAALSAVGRALLVHQAVVRQDSPADQLDRAVEQAREALATAVAHGPQTGALRDDAWLARGAILSDLTRLVRELDPRGPHRAAFRQDQAA, from the coding sequence GCCTGGGAGTCCGCGCGGCTGCTCACCGGCGAGCAGACACCGGTGTTCGCCCCGCTGACTGCCCTGCTCGTCGTGCAGATCACGGTGCGCCGATCAGTGCGCGAGGCGGTGGAGCGCTTCGTCGGTGTCGTGGCCGGCGTCCTCGTCGCACTGCTGCTGGCCCGGGCCGTCGGCCTGTCGGCGCTGTCGATCGGGCTGCTGGTCGCGGGCGGGCTGGTGGTCGGCAGGCTGGTCCGGCTCGGACCGGCCGGGGCGGTGCAGGTCCCCGTGAGCGCGCTGCTCGTGCTCATCGTCGGCACCCAGGGCGACGTCGTCGTCGCCCGCGTCGAGGACACCGCGATCGGCGCGGTCGTCGGGGTGCTCGTCAACCTGGCCGTCGCGCCGCAGATCCGGCTCGGTCCGGCCGAGGCGGCCGTCGCGGCGCTCACCGCCGACCTTGCTGCGTTGCTGACGACGCTCGGCTCCGGCGTCGCGACCCGCTTCGACCAGCCGACGGCGCGCGGCTGGCTGACCGCCTCGCGACAGCTGCCGGGCAGCCTCGACCGGGCCCGCTCCGCGCTCGACGCCGCGCACGACAGCCTGCGCTTCAACCCGCGCAAGAGACGCGCAGCCGACCGGGTCGACCGGCTCGCCGAGGCCGTCCTCGCGCTCGACCACGTCGTCACGCAGGCCCGCGGGACGACCCGCACGCTGTTCGACCTGGCCCGGGTCCACGGCGAGGTCGAGCTCCCGGCGGTCTACCCCGCTGCCCTGTCGGCGGTCGGTCGGGCACTGCTGGTCCACCAGGCCGTCGTCCGCCAGGACAGCCCCGCCGACCAGCTGGATCGGGCGGTGGAGCAGGCCCGAGAGGCGCTCGCGACCGCGGTGGCCCACGGGCCGCAGACCGGCGCCCTGCGCGACGACGCGTGGCTCGCGCGCGGCGCGATCCTGTCCGACCTCACCCGGCTGGTCCGCGAGCTCGACCCGCGCGGACCGCACCGCGCGGCCTTCCGGCAGGATCAGGCCGCATGA
- a CDS encoding serine hydrolase domain-containing protein — MKVTADPAELGFDPARLARIDSHFARYVDDDLLSGWQIAVTRRGQVVHASTHGLRDREAGLPVEPDTLWRIYSMTKPVTSVAAMMLWEEGAFQLTDPVSRWIPSFADLRVFDKGSAAKPFTVPAAEPVRVWHLLTHTAGLTYGFLGTSTVDAIYRAHGFELGAPEGMDLAAACDAWAGLPLLFQPGSAWGYSVATDVLGRLIEVVSGQTLAEFFAERITGPLGMTDTAFWSDSPRLGALYAPDPTTGRALRYDALGDRARTEPAMLSGGGGLVSSADDYHRFTQLLLRGGELDGVRLLGTRTLAYMARNHLPGGLDLGHHNTGGFAETVFDGVGFGLGFAVMEDPRPAKTMSSPGELFWGGLASTAFWVDPVEQVTALLFTQLVPSSTYPLRPQLRQLVYSALVD; from the coding sequence ATGAAGGTGACCGCAGACCCCGCCGAGCTCGGCTTCGACCCGGCGCGGCTCGCCCGCATCGACTCCCACTTCGCGCGCTACGTCGACGACGACCTGCTCAGCGGCTGGCAGATCGCGGTGACGCGCAGGGGCCAGGTCGTCCACGCCTCCACCCACGGCCTGCGCGACCGCGAGGCCGGCCTGCCGGTCGAGCCCGACACCCTGTGGCGGATCTACTCGATGACCAAGCCGGTCACGAGCGTCGCGGCGATGATGCTGTGGGAGGAGGGCGCCTTCCAGCTCACCGACCCGGTGTCGCGCTGGATCCCGTCCTTCGCCGACCTGCGCGTCTTCGACAAGGGCTCTGCGGCCAAGCCCTTCACGGTGCCGGCGGCCGAGCCGGTGCGCGTCTGGCACCTGCTCACCCACACGGCCGGTCTCACCTACGGCTTCCTCGGCACCTCGACCGTCGACGCGATCTACCGGGCCCACGGCTTCGAGCTGGGGGCCCCCGAGGGCATGGACCTCGCGGCCGCGTGCGACGCCTGGGCGGGCCTGCCGCTGCTGTTCCAGCCGGGCAGCGCCTGGGGCTACTCCGTCGCGACCGACGTCCTCGGCCGGCTCATCGAGGTCGTCAGCGGGCAGACCCTCGCGGAGTTCTTCGCCGAGCGGATCACCGGGCCGCTCGGCATGACCGACACCGCTTTCTGGTCGGACTCGCCGCGGCTCGGCGCCCTCTACGCCCCCGACCCGACCACGGGCAGGGCACTGCGCTACGACGCCCTCGGCGACCGCGCACGCACCGAGCCCGCGATGCTGTCCGGCGGCGGCGGGCTGGTGTCCTCCGCCGACGACTACCACCGCTTCACCCAGCTGCTGCTGCGCGGCGGGGAGCTCGACGGCGTCCGCCTGCTCGGCACCCGGACCCTGGCCTACATGGCCCGCAACCACCTGCCCGGCGGGCTCGACCTCGGCCACCACAACACCGGCGGCTTCGCCGAGACCGTCTTCGACGGGGTCGGCTTCGGCCTCGGCTTCGCCGTGATGGAGGACCCGCGGCCGGCCAAGACGATGTCGAGCCCGGGCGAGCTCTTCTGGGGCGGGCTCGCCTCGACGGCGTTCTGGGTCGACCCGGTCGAGCAGGTCACGGCGCTGCTGTTCACCCAGCTGGTGCCCTCGAGCACCTACCCGTTGCGCCCGCAGCTGCGCCAGCTCGTCTACAGCGCCCTGGTGGACTGA
- a CDS encoding pirin family protein, protein MPAVTADTLTLPRVSPAGLGDVVRPVRSVTTAPQGYEGEGFPVRRAFAGVDTRELDPFIMMDQMGEVEYAPGEPKGTNWHPHRGFETVTYILDGAFQHQDSHGGGGMITDGATQWMTAGSGILHIETPPAELVESGGVFHGIQLWVNLPGVEKMTAPAYQNLEGGDSVLLASSDGGSLIRLIAGDLGGHVGPGSTRTPITLAHASISPGAELDVPWNPLFNALVYVLGGTGTIGGQPIRTGQTAVLGAGDRLVVRADASQESRHGALEVMVLGGQPIREPVAQYGPFVMNTRWQLQQAVEDFQSGTFGAIPPGALMPHVVR, encoded by the coding sequence ATGCCCGCTGTCACCGCTGACACCCTGACCCTGCCCCGCGTGTCCCCTGCCGGGCTCGGCGACGTCGTCCGACCGGTCCGGTCGGTGACGACCGCGCCGCAGGGCTACGAGGGCGAGGGCTTCCCCGTCCGCCGCGCCTTCGCCGGCGTCGACACCCGCGAGCTCGACCCCTTCATCATGATGGACCAGATGGGCGAGGTGGAGTACGCGCCGGGCGAGCCCAAGGGCACGAACTGGCACCCTCACCGCGGCTTCGAGACCGTCACCTACATCCTCGACGGCGCCTTCCAGCACCAGGACAGCCATGGCGGCGGCGGCATGATCACCGACGGCGCGACGCAGTGGATGACCGCCGGCTCGGGGATCCTGCACATCGAGACCCCGCCCGCCGAGCTGGTCGAGTCCGGCGGCGTCTTCCACGGCATCCAGCTGTGGGTCAACCTGCCGGGCGTCGAGAAGATGACCGCCCCGGCCTACCAGAACCTCGAGGGCGGCGACTCGGTCCTGCTCGCATCCTCCGACGGCGGCTCGCTGATCCGGCTCATCGCCGGTGACCTCGGCGGCCACGTCGGCCCCGGCTCGACCCGCACCCCGATCACCCTGGCGCACGCCTCGATCAGCCCGGGCGCGGAGCTCGACGTGCCGTGGAACCCGCTGTTCAACGCGCTCGTCTACGTCCTCGGTGGCACCGGCACGATCGGCGGACAGCCGATCCGCACCGGGCAGACCGCGGTGCTCGGCGCCGGTGACCGGCTGGTCGTGCGCGCCGACGCGAGCCAGGAGTCGCGCCACGGCGCGCTGGAGGTGATGGTCCTCGGCGGTCAGCCGATCCGGGAGCCGGTCGCGCAGTACGGCCCGTTCGTCATGAACACCCGCTGGCAGCTGCAGCAGGCCGTCGAGGACTTCCAGTCCGGCACGTTCGGCGCCATCCCGCCGGGCGCCCTCATGCCGCACGTCGTCCGGTAG
- a CDS encoding TrmH family RNA methyltransferase: protein MTTAEPVRLEGFHAVKHALRFAPDLVVSVRVADRDAAAALARDLAPDVAEALLDRAEVGPVEHPTGVEGTATRPAYDGGVLLARTAPLVLLDGVRHPGNAGAAVRVAAAAGASGVAVHGALDPWHPAVVRGSAGLHFALPVLRCSPADVTGPVVVLDADGEDWSGLPHDAVLVVGSERHGVGDEARARADAVVALPMRAGVSSLNLATAVAAALYAWRLPAP from the coding sequence GTGACCACCGCCGAGCCCGTGCGCCTCGAAGGGTTCCACGCCGTCAAGCACGCGCTGCGCTTCGCCCCGGACCTCGTGGTGTCGGTCCGCGTCGCCGACCGCGACGCGGCCGCGGCGCTGGCCCGCGATCTCGCCCCAGACGTGGCCGAGGCCCTGCTCGACCGCGCCGAGGTGGGCCCGGTCGAACACCCGACAGGCGTCGAGGGCACGGCCACGCGTCCGGCGTACGACGGGGGTGTGCTCCTCGCCCGCACCGCTCCCCTGGTGCTGCTCGACGGGGTGCGCCACCCCGGCAACGCGGGCGCGGCGGTGCGCGTCGCGGCCGCCGCCGGCGCGAGCGGGGTGGCGGTGCACGGCGCGCTCGACCCTTGGCACCCGGCGGTCGTGCGTGGCTCGGCCGGGCTGCACTTCGCGCTGCCGGTGCTGCGCTGCTCCCCCGCCGACGTCACCGGGCCGGTGGTCGTGCTCGACGCCGACGGCGAGGACTGGAGCGGTCTCCCCCACGACGCGGTGCTGGTCGTCGGCAGCGAGCGGCACGGCGTCGGTGACGAGGCGCGGGCCCGGGCCGACGCGGTCGTCGCGCTGCCGATGCGGGCGGGGGTGAGCAGCCTCAACCTCGCTACCGCGGTCGCGGCTGCTCTCTACGCCTGGCGGCTGCCTGCGCCTTGA
- a CDS encoding LuxR C-terminal-related transcriptional regulator has translation MPRVTHATAVAREARILELRLQGLTMEQVAQEMGITTQTVSTYLRGVKDAPTLQDRLIERNRSRSLFEQMRVKKAVREYLAKTKGTVLMRDLAAHAGVSEAEVRPLLTAAQKKRMHKHEPGEKRRRLQGITDEELFAIASALAATGTVTAGRWDRERDRDEVPSAASLGYRFGGWLLFLEVAGQPLPDLVRSDLPRAWTREAMLDEVGRFLVRPHGDGLGSTPAQWNSYAEGNPFAPALNTLTNRIGSWAEIKAQAAARRREQPRPR, from the coding sequence GTGCCCCGAGTCACGCACGCCACCGCTGTCGCCCGCGAGGCCCGCATCCTCGAGCTGCGCCTGCAGGGGCTGACGATGGAGCAGGTGGCCCAGGAGATGGGGATCACGACGCAGACCGTCAGCACCTACCTGCGCGGGGTGAAGGACGCGCCGACGCTGCAGGACCGGCTCATCGAGCGCAACCGCAGCCGCAGCCTGTTCGAGCAGATGCGCGTCAAGAAGGCCGTGCGCGAGTACCTCGCGAAGACCAAGGGCACCGTCCTCATGCGCGACCTCGCGGCCCACGCCGGAGTGAGCGAGGCCGAGGTGCGGCCGCTGCTGACCGCGGCCCAGAAGAAGCGCATGCACAAGCACGAGCCCGGTGAGAAGCGCCGTCGCCTGCAGGGCATCACCGACGAGGAGCTGTTCGCGATCGCCTCGGCGCTGGCCGCCACGGGCACCGTCACGGCTGGGCGCTGGGACCGCGAGCGCGACCGAGACGAGGTTCCGTCGGCAGCGTCGCTGGGCTACCGCTTCGGCGGCTGGCTGCTCTTCCTCGAGGTGGCAGGTCAGCCGCTGCCCGACCTCGTCCGCAGCGACCTGCCCCGTGCCTGGACCCGCGAGGCGATGCTCGACGAGGTCGGCCGCTTCCTGGTCCGGCCGCACGGTGACGGCCTGGGCAGCACACCGGCCCAGTGGAACAGCTACGCCGAGGGCAACCCCTTCGCGCCGGCCCTCAACACCCTCACCAACCGCATCGGCAGCTGGGCCGAGATCAAGGCGCAGGCAGCCGCCAGGCGTAGAGAGCAGCCGCGACCGCGGTAG
- a CDS encoding MaoC family dehydratase has translation MTSDPRVDRIQALVGTRLGPSDWLLVDQERVDRFADATDDHQWIHVDVERAATGPFGGTVAHGYLTVSLLPALASPLMPTEGFASRLNYGSDKVRFPAPLRVGTRVRAWSTPVSVDVTDRGVLVKQRVEIEAEGSERPICVAEALALLIPG, from the coding sequence ATGACCTCCGACCCTCGTGTGGACAGGATCCAGGCCCTGGTGGGCACCCGGCTCGGCCCGAGCGACTGGCTGCTCGTCGACCAGGAGCGGGTCGACCGCTTCGCCGACGCCACCGACGACCACCAGTGGATCCACGTCGACGTCGAGCGCGCCGCGACGGGCCCCTTCGGGGGCACCGTCGCGCACGGCTACCTCACGGTGTCGCTGCTGCCCGCGCTCGCGTCACCGCTGATGCCGACAGAGGGCTTCGCCTCGCGCCTGAACTACGGCAGCGACAAGGTGCGCTTCCCCGCGCCGCTGCGGGTCGGCACCCGGGTGCGCGCCTGGTCGACGCCGGTGTCGGTCGACGTCACCGACCGTGGCGTGCTCGTGAAGCAGCGCGTCGAGATCGAGGCGGAGGGCTCCGAGCGCCCCATCTGCGTCGCCGAGGCCCTCGCCCTGCTCATCCCCGGCTGA
- a CDS encoding low temperature requirement protein A, producing MSSPLARIRPALLSRPTDEAHRVTTLELFFDLVFVFAITQVTAFVAADLTADGVVKGSLLLVLLWFAWASFSWLGNQAKADEGVLRLGLVAAMAGLFVVALAIPESYGDAGEGVSAPLLLALALTFVRLSHLVVYAVAADGDRALLRQLGVTAVPVALACSLLVAGALVGGGGQVLLWFAAAAVDMAAYRIGDAADWRLSAPAHFAERHGLIVIIAIGESIVAIGVGVGGLPLTGAVVLAAVLGLAVSVALWWTYFDVVALVAERVLTSKEGQERNSLARDSYSYLHLPMVAAIIFMAVGMKKVVSYVADTEGHDLSDPLTGIPLGLLYGGASVYLLAHIAFRLRNVRTLNKARLVVAVGLVSLSLLATRLPALASLGLLAVVLLGLVAFESLRFSEARDRIRHAEHEVSRG from the coding sequence ATGTCGAGCCCCCTCGCCCGGATCCGCCCCGCGCTGCTGTCGCGGCCCACCGACGAGGCCCACCGCGTCACGACGCTCGAGCTGTTCTTCGACCTCGTCTTCGTCTTCGCCATCACGCAGGTCACGGCGTTCGTCGCGGCCGACCTCACCGCCGACGGCGTGGTCAAGGGCTCGCTGCTCCTCGTGCTGCTGTGGTTCGCGTGGGCGAGCTTCTCCTGGCTCGGCAACCAGGCCAAGGCCGACGAGGGCGTGCTGCGGTTGGGCCTGGTCGCGGCGATGGCCGGGCTGTTCGTCGTGGCGCTGGCCATCCCCGAGTCCTACGGCGACGCCGGCGAGGGCGTCAGCGCGCCGCTGCTGCTGGCGCTCGCGTTGACCTTCGTGCGGCTGTCGCACCTCGTTGTCTACGCCGTGGCCGCGGACGGTGACCGGGCCCTGCTGCGCCAGCTCGGGGTCACCGCGGTGCCGGTCGCCCTGGCCTGCTCGCTGCTGGTCGCGGGCGCGCTGGTCGGTGGTGGCGGTCAGGTGCTCCTGTGGTTCGCGGCCGCTGCCGTCGACATGGCCGCCTACCGCATCGGTGACGCCGCGGACTGGCGGCTCTCGGCTCCCGCCCACTTCGCCGAGCGGCACGGTCTCATCGTCATCATCGCGATCGGCGAGTCGATCGTCGCGATCGGTGTCGGCGTGGGCGGTCTGCCCCTGACCGGAGCGGTCGTGCTCGCCGCCGTCCTCGGGCTGGCCGTGAGCGTCGCCCTGTGGTGGACCTACTTCGACGTCGTCGCGCTGGTCGCCGAGCGGGTGCTCACGAGCAAGGAGGGCCAAGAGCGCAACAGCCTCGCGCGCGACTCCTACAGCTACCTCCACCTGCCGATGGTCGCGGCCATCATCTTCATGGCGGTCGGCATGAAGAAGGTCGTGTCCTACGTCGCCGACACCGAGGGCCACGACCTGTCCGACCCGCTCACCGGCATCCCGCTCGGGCTGCTCTACGGCGGCGCCTCGGTCTACCTGCTCGCCCACATCGCCTTCCGGCTGCGCAACGTGCGCACCCTCAACAAGGCGCGGCTGGTCGTCGCGGTCGGCCTGGTGTCGCTGTCATTGCTGGCGACGAGGCTGCCCGCGCTGGCCTCGCTCGGCCTGCTCGCCGTCGTGCTGCTCGGGCTCGTGGCCTTCGAGTCGCTGCGCTTCTCGGAGGCGCGCGACCGCATCCGCCACGCCGAGCACGAGGTCAGCCGGGGATGA
- a CDS encoding maleylpyruvate isomerase family mycothiol-dependent enzyme, whose translation MSLSLLASLEASTAAFGQLLGCSDLNRRVTTCPDWRVLDLAHHLGNVHRWAVAATLSDSPPVVPEDAPGPSAVQDWYAGSAAALVDRLTSADPTDACWHFGAPPRQVGWWVRRQAHEAAVHLWDAQAALGTGVPLDPALAADGVDEVLDVFVPRQVRMQRIPPLTAAVRLVATDAPLDRVLGDGGVAATVSGTASDLVLLLWKRVPLERVTVDGDPTTVLSARLVP comes from the coding sequence GTGTCCCTCTCATTGCTCGCCTCCCTCGAGGCGTCGACCGCTGCCTTCGGGCAGCTGCTCGGCTGCAGCGACCTCAACCGCAGGGTGACGACCTGCCCCGACTGGCGGGTGCTCGACCTCGCGCACCACCTCGGCAACGTCCACCGCTGGGCCGTCGCCGCCACGCTCTCGGACTCCCCACCGGTTGTCCCCGAGGACGCACCCGGCCCGTCCGCCGTCCAGGACTGGTACGCCGGCTCCGCCGCCGCGCTGGTCGACCGGCTGACGTCGGCCGACCCGACCGACGCGTGCTGGCACTTCGGCGCACCTCCCCGCCAGGTCGGCTGGTGGGTCCGGCGCCAGGCCCATGAGGCGGCGGTGCACCTGTGGGACGCGCAGGCCGCGCTCGGCACCGGGGTCCCGCTCGACCCCGCGCTGGCCGCGGACGGCGTCGACGAGGTGCTCGACGTCTTCGTGCCACGCCAGGTGCGGATGCAGCGGATCCCCCCGCTGACCGCGGCCGTGCGGCTGGTCGCGACCGACGCGCCGCTCGACCGGGTGCTCGGCGACGGCGGCGTCGCCGCGACGGTCAGCGGCACCGCGTCCGACCTCGTGCTGCTGCTGTGGAAGCGGGTCCCGCTCGAGCGGGTGACCGTCGACGGCGACCCCACCACGGTCCTGTCCGCGAGGCTCGTCCCCTGA